The Oncorhynchus masou masou isolate Uvic2021 chromosome 31, UVic_Omas_1.1, whole genome shotgun sequence genome includes a region encoding these proteins:
- the LOC135523371 gene encoding epoxide hydrolase 1-like, protein MTFSQERTLELQDSLVTMQTIEVLKQALSSLDPTQQQQLLVAGSAVAVGGLLTCYYWVYQGTKTKRIPIGDGWWGAGEKPQSEDEKVFPFQVQTSDEEIQDLYDRIERTRYTEQLEDTGFQYGFNSTYLKKVVSHWRHQFNWKKQIAILNKYPQFKTNIEGLDVHFIHVRPPHREGQRVLPLMLVHGWPGSVYEFYRILPLLTNSLDSLAFEVICPSIPGYGFSEAPHKQGFSSLAAARVFHKLMERLGFSEYYLQGGDWGSIITTNMAQMKPECVKGLHLNMLTSKLRGFGVLFSILIGRYLPWLVGFTREDVRRLFGSVGFMERNFYEIIRETGYLHIQGTKPDSAGCGVNDSPVGLAAYILEKFSTWTDFNNRDLEDGGLERKFTLDDLLTNIMIYWTTGSIVSSMRFYKENLKTNIDNRLDNNTGVYVPTGLAAFPNEVRHVPQSWARDRFRNIYSYSYMPRGGHFAAFEEPQLLADDLLQFVKKVEKVES, encoded by the exons ACAGGCCCTCTCCAGCCTGGATCCtacccagcagcagcagctcttGGTCGCCGGGTCTGCGGTGGCCGTGGGCGGGCTGCTGACCTGCTATTACTGGGTGTATCAAGGCACGAAGACAAAGCGCATTCCAATAGGGGATGGGTGGTGGGGGGCAGGAGAGAAGCCTCAGTCAGAGGATGAGAAGGTTTTCCCCTTTCAGGTCCAGACTTCCGATGAAGAGATACAG GACTTGTATGACCGTATTGAAAGGACCCGGTACACTGAACAACTGGAGGACACAGGCTTCCAGTACGGCTTCAACTCTACCTACCTGAAGAAGGTGGTCTCCCACTGGAGGCATCAATTTAACTGGAAGAAGCAGATTGCAATACTCAACAAGTATCCTCAATTCAAAACCAATATCGAGG GATTGGATGTACACTTCATCCATGTGCGTCCACCTCACCGTGAGGGCCAGAGGGTGTTGCCTCTAATGCTGGTGCATGGCTGGCCTGGCTCTGTCTATGAGTTCTATAGGATCCTGCCCTTACTCACCAACTCGCTGGACAGTCTGGCTTTCGAAGTCATCTGCCCCTCCATCCCAGGATATGGCTTCTCCGAGGCCCCTCATAAGCAAG GGTTTAGCTCTCTGGCTGCAGCGAGGGTCTTCCACAAGCTGATGGAGCGTCTGGGTTTCTCAGAGTATTATCTGCAGGGAGGAGACTGGGGCTCAATCATCACTACTAACATGGCCCAGATGAAGCCAGA GTGTGTGAAGGGTCTCCACCTCAACATGTTAACTAGCAAACTGAGGGGGTTCGGTGTCCTGTTTTCAATCCTGATTGGCCGCTACCTGCCCTGGCTGGTTGGGTTCACCCGGGAGGATGTCAGGAGGTTGTTTGGTTCAGTAGGTTTCATGGAAAGGAACTTCTATGAGATCATCAGAGAGACTGGCTACCTGCACATCCAGGGCACCAAGCCAGACTCCGCTG GTTGTGGAGTGAATGACTCTCCAGTAGGCCTGGCTGCTTACATACTGGAGAAGTTCTCCACCTGGACTGACTTCAACAACAGGGACTTGGAAGATGGGGGGCTGGAGAG GAAGTTCACCCTGGACGACCTGCTGACCAACATCATGATCTACTGGACCACCGGCTCCATCGTGTCCTCCATGAGGTTCTACAAGGAGAACTTAAAGACCAACATTGACAACAGACTGGATAATAA CACGGGGGTGTATGTGCCTACAGGTCTGGCGGCGTTCCCCAACGAGGTAAGGCACGTGCCCCAGTCGTGGGCCAGAGACAGGTTCAGGAACATCTACTCCTACTCTTACATGCCCCGAGGAGGCCACTTCGCTGCCTTCGAGGAGCCACAGCTCCTGGCTGACGACCTGCTGCAGTTTGTGAAGAaggtggagaaggtggagagtTGA
- the LOC135523372 gene encoding epoxide hydrolase 1-like — protein sequence MTFSQERTLELQDSLVTMQTIEVLKQALSSLDPTQQQQLLVAGSAVAVGGLLTCYYWVYQGTKTKRIPIGDGWWGAGEKPQSEDEKVFPFQVQTSDEEIQDLYDRIERTRYTEPLEDTGFQYGFNSTYLKKVVSHWRHQFNWKKQIAILNKYPQFKTNIEGLDVHFIHVRPPHREGQRVLPLMLVHGWPGSVYEFYRILPLLTNSLDSLAFEVICPSIPGYGFSEAPHKQGFNTLAAARVFHKLMERLGFSEYYLQGGDWGSLITTNMAQMKPECVKGLHLNMLTSKLRGFGVLFSILIGRYLPWLVGFTREDVRRLFGSVGFMERNFYEIIRETGYLHIQGTKPDSAGCGLNDSPVGLAAYILEKFSTWTDFNNRDLEDGGLERKFTLDDLLTNIMIYWTTGSIVSSMRFYKENLKTNIDNRLDNNTGVYVPTGLAAFPNEVRHVPQSWARDRFRNIYSYSFMPRGGHFAAFEEPQLLADDLLQFVEKVES from the exons ATGACCTTCAGTCAGGAGCGCACTTTGGAACTGCAGGACTCTTTAGTAACCATGCAGACAATTGAAGTTCTGAA ACAGGCCCTCTCCAGCCTGGATCCtacccagcagcagcagctcttGGTGGCCGGGTCTGCGGTGGCCGTGGGCGGGCTGCTGACCTGCTATTACTGGGTGTATCAAGGCACGAAGACCAAGCGCATTCCAATAGGGGATGGGTGGTGGGGGGCAGGAGAGAAGCCTCAGTCAGAGGATGAGAAGGTTTTCCCCTTTCAGGTCCAGACTTCCGATGAAGAGATACAG GACTTGTATGACCGTATTGAAAGGACCCGGTACACTGAACCACTGGAGGACACAGGCTTCCAGTACGGCTTCAACTCTACCTACCTGAAGAAGGTGGTCTCCCACTGGAGGCATCAATTTAACTGGAAGAAGCAGATTGCAATACTCAACAAGTATCCTCAATTCAAAACCAATATCGAGG GATTGGATGTACACTTCATCCATGTGCGTCCACCTCACCGTGAGGGCCAGAGGGTGTTGCCTCTAATGCTGGTGCATGGCTGGCCTGGCTCTGTCTATGAGTTCTATAGGATCCTGCCCTTACTCACCAACTCGCTGGACAGTCTGGCTTTCGAAGTCATCTGCCCCTCCATCCCAGGATATGGCTTCTCCGAGGCCCCTCATAAGCAAG GGTTTAACACTCTGGCTGCAGCGAGGGTCTTCCACAAGCTGATGGAGCGTCTGGGTTTCTCAGAGTATTATCTGCAGGGAGGAGACTGGGGCTCACTCATCACTACTAACATGGCCCAGATGAAGCCAGA GTGTGTGAAGGGTCTCCACCTCAACATGTTAACTAGCAAACTGAGGGGCTTCGGTGTCCTGTTTTCAATCCTGATTGGCCGCTACCTGCCCTGGCTGGTTGGGTTCACCCGGGAGGATGTCAGGAGGTTGTTTGGTTCAGTAGGTTTCATGGAAAGGAACTTCTATGAGATCATCAGAGAGACTGGCTACCTGCACATCCAGGGCACCAAGCCAGACTCCGCTG GTTGTGGACTGAATGACTCTCCAGTAGGCCTGGCTGCTTACATACTGGAGAAGTTCTCCACCTGGACTGACTTCAACAACAGGGACTTGGAAGATGGGGGGCTGGAGAG GAAGTTCACCCTGGACGACCTGCTGACCAACATCATGATCTACTGGACCACCGGCTCCATCGTGTCCTCCATGAGGTTCTACAAGGAGAACTTAAAGACCAACATTGACAACAGACTGGATAATAA CACGGGGGTGTATGTGCCTACAGGTCTGGCGGCGTTCCCCAACGAGGTAAGGCACGTGCCCCAGTCGTGGGCCAGAGACAGGTTCAGGAACATCTACTCCTACTCTTTCATGCCCCGAGGAGGCCACTTCGCTGCCTTCGAGGAGCCACAGCTCCTGGCTGACGACCTGCTGCAGTTTGTGGAGAAGGTGGAGAGTTGA